ACTATCCACAACCAGTATTCTTTTTTGCTTATACCAAAATGTGTGCTGTAAGGGTAGTACCGTAACGCTATCGGCAAAATTACCTTTTGCGTATGCTTTTAAGTTCCAATTTTCAAGTGCTATGCTATCATTACTATAAAAGTATGTAATGCCGCTCTGTTTGTACGCTATAAGGCTATTTGCCCAGTTATTAAATACAACAAACTCATTGCTATTGGTACGTTGCCACTTTGTTACAATGTAAATGCTTTGGAATAGTATTATGGCACAAAGCAACGCAACCGTACGCTTGTATTTTTTTTGGAACCCCCACAATACCGCAGCTATAATAATTCCGTATAACGATGCTGTTAGTGGGAGTGTAAAAGAAATATCTTTTATTACTAACCCTTTAAACGAAGCTATCCAGCCTATAAACCCGTTCATGCACTCTATTAAAAACGCCAATACTTTGCCAACTAGCAAAGCCAAATTGCTATATATGTAGTTAATTATTACTACTACAATACCCATTACAAGTACAACGGTAACAGCGGGTATTGCAACAATATTGGCAATGGGGAAAAGCGCAGGAAACTGCCCAAAATAATACAACGTTAACGGTAGTACGCCAAGTTGCGCCACTAAGGATATTACGACAACGTCTGCAAAATAATTGACTACCTTATATTTAGAAATTTTTATTTTACGATACAGTGGCTGTAACCAAACAATACTAAATACCGCAGCATAACTAAGCTGAAAGCCAACATCGAATAAAAAAGATGGCTTTGCCAATAACAGTACCAACATAGAAACAGCTATAGAGTTAAAGGTATTGGCATTACGATTAAAATATAGCCCTATACTTACAAAACTAAACATAACAACAGCTCTTACCACAGATGCTGATAACCCTGCAACTATAGCAAACGACCACAGAAAGGCAAGTATTAGCAGTAATTGAATTAGCCTACCCTTTTTACGAAATCGGGTTAAAGGTTTTAGAATAAGATTGATAATGTAAAAAAGTATGGCTATGTGTAAACCTGATATGGCAAGTATGTGTATAACGCCTGCATCTATATAATCTTGGTTAATGTCCTTATCCATATCTTGCCGTTGCCCTAATAATAGTGCCTTAATAACATTCATAACCTTTGGGCTATAATTATGCTGATTAAAGCTGCTTATAAGGTCATTACGAAAGCATTCAATATAATAATCGGTATTTTTTAGCTGACCAGCTTTAATGTGGTTACTCTTTAGTTTTATCTGATGAAATATATTCTGCCGTTCCATGTAAGCTGCATAGTCAAACTGGTACGGATTTCCTGCTTTTGTAATAGGCTGAGGGGAATCGTATATAACAATAATATCACCTGCATTTAAAAGCTCAGGAAATTTTTTCTTCGATGCTGTTACTAAAATTTTTCCAGTAGCGTATTGTCCGTTTACCGCCTGTACTTTTAAATAATACTTTTCGCTAAAGTTATTAGGTTTAATGCGTTCAGAAATGTACCCTTTTATAGTAGGCTTTTCAGAATCATCAATCATACGAGTATAGTGTGCATTGTGGTTGGGTGCATAATGTAATGATGCAACCCATATACCCAATACCAACGCTGCAATACCTACACTAATGGTAAAATAGGGTTTGGGGAGCAACTCTTTTAACGAAAAGCGGTAAGCCATTACTAAAGCTGCAAAAGCCACTGCCATAATAGCAGATGCCGTTATTGGTTGTATACTATTATTGCTGCCCAAGGCTATGCCTATTGCTGCTATTATTGTAATTGGGATAATGGGGTATTTCAATATCGTCATAAGTTGGTTTTGGATATTGAATGTTTTTTGCTTATTGCAAATTAATCTGCTATAATTCGGTTCGCCTGTACAAAGTTTCTTTTGTAATAGGCTTCGTTCATAGATGATACGGTTACCCCTAGGTGTAATGTAGCATGTAAAAATTTAATTTCGCCATCTGGTGTTACCTCTATTACAAGCCCTACATGGTTTATGTTTTTTCTGCTTGTTCTGTTATCAAAAAACAAAAGATCGCCCTTTTTTACTTTTTTGAGTTTTACTTTTTCCCCCATTCTAGCCATTTCACGAGAGGTTCGTGGTAATACAATATTAAAGGTGTTAAAAGTGGTATATATCATACCACTACAATCTACACCGTTTTGTGTAGTGCCACCTCTTCGGTATTTAGCCCCCTCAAATTCCAGAGCACTGTACACTAACTGCTTAATGAGATAGCTTTCATCGGGAGCGGGTATAAAATCGGGGTCGGGTTCAGGATCTGTTATTAAACCTATATATTGCTTTACAGTAGCTGTGTTTCCAGATGTTCCTTCTGTTGGAGTATCGGTTAAGTCACCAGATAATTCATCCAATACTTCGGTTAGAGCGCCGTTATCGTGTTCAGTATACGAGTACAGCCCCTTATCTATAGCTTCCTGTTTGGATGTAGTTATTTGTGCTGATGATTTCCAAGAAACCAATAGCAAAGCTAAAAACGATATCGATAAGAGTATTTTCAAAATAATAGTTTAATTAGCTGCTGTTGCTTACAAATATAGAAATTTTTTAAAACGGTAGTTAGCTCTTATTTAACGTGCTCAATTATTAGTTTTGCTGTATTAGCACTAGCACCTGCACCACCTAATTTTTGTTCTAAAGCATTATAATCCGCCAATAGTTTTTCACGATGCGGAGTATCGAGTATTTTTTGAAGCTCTGCTTTTATGTTCTTTTTATTAAAGTCGCCTTGTATCAGCTCTTTAACAACTTCCTTATCCATAATCAAATTCACTAAGGAAATATATTTTAAGGTAATAATACGCTTTGCAATTTGGTACGATATCCAGTTGCCCTTGTAGCACACCACTTCGGGTACTTTAAATAAAGCAGTTTCAAGTGTTGCTGTACCCGATGTTACTAAGGCAGCATGTGCAATGCTCAATAAATCGTACGTTTTATTGCTTACAAAGTGGATGCTTCTTTTGTTTAAAAATTGTTCATAAAAGTTATACTCTTGGCTTGGTGCGCCTGCAATTACAAATTGATAGTTTGGGAAATCGTCTACTACCGATAGCATTACCGACAACATTACGGATATTTCCTGCTTACGGCTGCCTGGTAGCAATGCTATAACAGGGCGGTCGTCTAAATTGTGTTCTTTTCGGAATGCTTCATTATCCGTTGTAGGTCTGTTTTGTATTGCATCAATAAGCGGATGCCCCACAAACTCTACAGGAAATTGATGCTTTTTTTCGTAAAAATCCTTCTCAAAAGGCAATATAATATACATTTTGTCTACATCGCGCTTAATGGCTTTAATGCGGTTTTCTTTCCAAGCCCATATTTGTGGCGAAATGTAATAATGCGTTTTTAGCCCTTGTTTACGTGCCCATTTGGCAATGCGCATGTTAAAGCCAGGATAGTCTATAAATACAATTACATCGGGGTTAAAAGCAGTAATATCTTCTTTACAAAATGTAATGTTGTTTAGTATTGTTTTTAAGTTTTGTAGTACCTCCACAAACCCCATAAAAGCCAAATCACGATAATGTTTTACCAGTGTTCCTCCTACTTGTTCCATAAGGTCGCCACCCCAAAAGCGTATTTCCGCTTGGTTATCCTGTTTGTATAACTCTTTCATGAGGTTAGCACCATGTAAGTCGCCCGATGCTTCGCCCGCAATTATGTAATATTTCATGGGTCTAATTTATCTCTCAAAAATAGTGTTTATTTTATTTGTAGTATATATAAAAAAACAGCCTGTGCATAGCACAGGCTGTTTAACGCTTATGTTGTTTTACTTATTGTTTGGTAAATACAAGTGTTGCACCTACAAACGAGTACGTAATATCGCCGTTATCCTCCACAGGTACGTCAACAAGTTCAGGTATGGTTACCGTTAGTGTATTACCCGATCGTGCAAATATTGCAGTTTCAGTTTCGCCATCTCCGTAATCAAAAACTACTGATACCGAGTTGTCAGAAACAGTATACATTCCAACTTCTGGCTCTGCTCCAATACAATCAATAGAATATTCGTAAGAATCCTCAGTACCAATAACAAGGTCAAGCTCTATATCAAGCTCTTCTAGGTTGAATATTGCTGAGTTTTCATTGGCAAAAACGATACTAGAATTACCATAGCACCCTGATTCAGCAATAAAATTAGTTGATGCCGTTCCGTCGTTATTAATATCAGCAGCTTCGTTAGTTGTAAAAGCGGTAAGATTCCATGTTCCGTTTACTGATACGTTACCAGTTGAATCCCCATCATCATCAGAACAAGATACTGTTAACAGTGCCGCAGCAGCAAGAATCATTAATTTTTTCATATAAAAAGTTTTAAAATTTTGTGTAAATATACTTTTTCGAATTAAAATTCAAACAATAACGTAATATTTAACTAAACGCTTAAAAATTCCAGTTGTTAATTTTTTGCATAGCATGGTAGGCTGTTAAATCGTATTGCACGGGCACGATGGATACATATCCGTTTGCCAAAGCCCATTCATCCGTATCCTCGCCATTATCCATATTAACAAATTCACCACTTAACCAATAATAATCTCTTCCTTGCGGGTTGGTACGTTTATCAAACTGCTCTTGCCAGCTTGCTTTTGCCTGTCGGCATACTTTTATGCCTTTAATTTTAGCGGCTGTTAGTTTTGGTAAATTTACATTAAGTATAACACCATCGGGTAAACCGTTTTTTAATACCTCTTGCGCAATTTGCTTTACAAACGTTTTTGTAGGTTCAAAATCAGCATTCCAATCATAATCGCATAACGAAAAACCAATGGCAGGTATGCCTTCCATGCCTGCCTCTACAGCAGCACTCATGGTACCCGAGTAAATTACATTGATGGATGAGTTAGAACCATGATTAATACCCGAAACACAAAGGTCGGGTTTACGTTTTAGTATTTCGTGTACTGCTACTTTTACACTATCTACAGGAGTGCCCGAGCAGCTATACTCCTGTGTTGCATCGCCGTCTTTAGTAATCTTATTTACAAAAAGTGTATTGTTTATGGTTATGGAATGTCCTGTTGCCGATTGCGGACTATCGGGTGCTACCACCACTACATCACCAATTTCTTGCATTACCGCTATAAGCGTTCTAATTCCAGGAGCCGTTATACCATCGTCGTTAGTTACCAGTATAAGTGGTTTTTTAGTCATTATGTAGCTATTTAAAAATAAGAGTTGTATTTTTACGTTTGCTAAAATACGTAAATTAATGGTGTAGCCATTCCTTTAAATGTTACTTAAAATTAAACAGTAGCGCACTTTTGGCACAGTTTTTTATGTAAAGTTAGTCTAAAATGAACGCTATTTTGAGCTATATGAAAAGAAATTATAAAGTATTGATTATTGTTACCGTACTTGCGGTAGCACTTTGGAGTTTTATACCCAAACAAGAAAAGGCATACGACCCAGAAAAGGATAGGATATTAATTGAGTTAATAACCTTTGTGGTAGAGAAAGGGCACTATAGTCCTGAAGAGATTGATGACGAATTCTCTAAAGGAGTATACAAAAACTACCTTGAGAGTATCGACCCATCAAAACGTTTCTTTATCCAGTCGGATATTGAGGAGTTTTCAAAATACGAAACACGCCTTGACGATATGATAAAAAGTAAAGACCTTACTTTTTTTGACCTTACCCATAATAGGCTTAAAGCCAGAATGAGCGAGGCAAAAGGGTTTTATGAAGAAATACTTGAAAAACCGTTTGATTTTACTGCCGATGAGCAGTTTAGTGTTGATTATGACAAACAACCTTATCCTGCAAACGATAATGCACTAAGAAAACGTTGGGAAAAGCAATTAAAACTATCAGTACTATCCTCTGTGGTAGACAAGCAAAAGCTACAAGAAAATCCGCCAGCAGATAAAGGTGATAAGAAAGCGGATACTAAAAAACCAGACGATGTTAAAAAAACATTTGCTGAGCTAGAAAAAGAAGCTAGAGAATCAAATCTTAAATCGTTAAATGATTACTTTGATTTTATTGAAGATTTAAAACGCGAAGAGTGGTTTACTATGTACCTTAACGCTATTGCAGAGCGTTTTGATCCGCATACGTTTTACCTTGCACCTAATGATAAGGAAAAGTTTGATACCAGTATGCGAGGCTCTTTGGAAGGTATTGGTGCTCGATTACTAAAGAAAAGCGACTACATAGAAATATCAGAATTAATACCTGGAGGTCCTGCTTGGAGAGGCAAAGAACTTGAGCCTGGCGATTTGATTATGAAGGTAGCACAAGGCGATGAAGACCCTATTGATATTGCAGGGATGCGTATTGACGATGTGGTGAAAAAAATAAAAGGACCTAAAGGTACAGAAGTACGCCTTACCGTTAAAAAAGTAGACGGAACGATAGATGTAATTTCGATAATACGCGAAGTAGTAGAGATAGAGGAAACCTATGCAAAATCGAGCATAGTTAAAAAAGATGGTAAACTATACGGTATAATCAACTTACCTAAATTCTATATTGATTTTGAAAATAAAGACAACCGTGATGCTGCCAAAGACGTTGCTGTTGAGGTGGCGCGACTGAAAGAAGAGGGTGTAGAAGGTATAATAATGGATTTAAGAAACAACGGAGGAGGTTCGTTACGAACAGTTGTGGATATTACAGGTTTATTCATAGAAAAAGGACCCGTAGTGCAAGTGCGTTCTCGCTCCAACGACGGCTCACCAAATGGCAGGGTTGAGGTATTAAGAGATAACGATGCAACAGTACAATGGGATGGACCGTTAGTAGTACTCGTAAACAACTTCTCGGCATCAGCCTCAGAAATATTTGCTGCTGCCATACAAGATTATAACAGGGGTATTATAATGGGAAGCCGCCATACGTACGGTAAAGGTACAGTACAAAATATTATTGACCTTAACCAGTTTGTACGAAGCAGCTCTATGGGCGACCTTGGCGCGCTTAAAACAACAACACAGAAATTTTACCGAATAAACGGAGGCTCTACACAGCGTGAGGGTGTGTATAGTGATATTGTAATGCCAGACCGTTTCTCGTATATTGATATGGGAGAGCGTGATATGGACTATGCAATGCCTTGGGATAAAATTGCTAAAGCAGATTACCGTACAGCAAACAATAATTTCTCAACTATAGTGTCCGAAAGTAAAAAACGAATGGCATCCAATCCGCAATTCCAGTTAGTAGATGAGAATGCAAAATGGATTAACGAGCAAAAAGATGATAATACCTATAGCCTAGAAATTGATAAATTTAAAGCAGAGCTAACTAAAAATGAGGCTATAACTAAAAAATTTAAGGCACTTAACGATTATAAAAATAACCTGAAGTTTGAGGCTTTAAAGCATGATAAAAAAATCTTTGAGAAAGACCCATCATTCGCAGAGAAAAAAGAGCGTTGGTACGAAAGTCTTTCTAAAGACATATATGTAGAAGAAGCAATTAATGTTCTTGATGATATGCAAGTAGAATCACCGCGTAAAAGCGAGGGCATTGCTAAAACAACAAAAACGATTAAAACCAGATAATTGAATGGATAAATCCAATCAATCGCTTACAGGCTTAGCGCTCCAAAAATTCAAAAAGAATTTTTGGGGCGTTTTAAGTTTTTGGTTTATCCTTATTCTCATTTTTGTAGCTCTGTTTGCTTACGTGCTAGCACCCGATAACACGAAAAACGCTAATTGGGGCGACCTTGCCATTGGCTCCAAATCGCCAGGTTTTACCGTTAAAATGCTTACACTACCACACAACAAACAACAATACACTACCACTTTTGCATCGTACTTTACAGGAAAAACTAACGTAGTACCCAAAGTGCCTATTTTAGATTATAGTATAGTAAACGATAGTATTACATACACCACTTATGCTGAAGATGCCACTATGGCGACTACAAAACGTATAGCACTTGCTAGTTATGGTAATAACGTTACTGTAACTACTATTGAACAAGATTACATCCGAAACCAAAAATTTATACTAGGTACTGATAGCCAAGGGCGCGATTTATTGAGCAGGCTTATTGTAGGCTCACGAGTATCTATAGCCATTGGTTTTGTAGCCGTATTTATATCACTTGTAGTGGGTATATTCTTCGGTGCAATAGCAGGATATTTTGGTGGTAAAGTAGATGCCTTTGTAATGTGGCTTGTAAACATAATATGGTCCATACCTACATTATTGCTTGTTATAGCCATTACATTAGCCTTGGGTAAAGGCTTTTGGCAGGTATTTATTGCCGTAGGGCTAACCATGTGGGTAGAGGTAGCCCGTGTAGTACGCGGGCAGGTAATGAGTTTAAAACAAATGCAATTTGTTACGGCAGCACGTGCCTTAGGGTATCGTGATGGCAGAATCATCTTTAAACACATATTGCCTAATAGTATGGCACCTGTAATTGTTATATCGGCAGCCAATTTTGCTTCTGCAATATTGGTAGAAAGCGGTCTTAGCTTTTTAGGCTTGGGTGCGCAACCTCCTGTGCCCAGTTGGGGCGGTATGATTAAAGACCATTACAATTATATTATTTTAGGGAAACCTTACTTAGCACTTGCGCCTGGTATTGCCATGTTGTTATTGGTACTTGCTTTTATGATGATGGGCAATGCGCTACGCGATTCACTCGATGTAAAAACAGAGTAGTTACTGTATTTATTTTACCACTCGTTTATTCTATTTGCATCAAGCTTTATAAAAATAAAAAGCAGTATGGTAAATGCAAATAAACTCGACCCACCGTACGAGAAAAAGGGTAGCGGTACACCAATAGTTGGGAAAAGGTTAATAAGCATAGCTATGTTTACAAAAAAGTGCATAAACAATATGGCTGCCACACAGTAACCGTAGGTTCGGCTAAAGCTCGATTTTTGGCGTTCGGCAATAAATAAAATTCGTAACAATAGCGTTACAAATAACACAATAATAAGTATAGCACCCAAAAAGCCCCATTCTTCGCCTACTGTAGTAAAAATATAATCGGTATGTTGTTCGGGTACAAATTTCCCTTTGGTTTGCGTGCCTTCTAGGTAGCCCTTACCCGTCCATCCGCCAGAGCCAATTGCAATTAACGATTGGTTAAGGTTATAGCCTTCTGCCTTATTATCTACCTCCTTACCAAATAATACGTTTATTCGGTCTTTCTGGTGCGACTCTAGTACGTTTTCATATACAAAATCTACCGAATAGGTAAACGCGGCTATTGCTGCAAATAGGGTTATATACAGTACAGGATTCTTTCTGGTACGCTTTTTCATGAAAAAGTGTAATGCCATTATTACCAGTACACCTGCTAGTATAAATTGCCATTTTGTGAGTAGTGCTCCTACAAATAGCACAATAGCTATAAATCCTGTCCATAAATACCAACTGGGCAAGCCCTCGCGGTATATGGCTATAATGAGTATCATAAAAATCATGGCACTTCCTGCATCAGGCTGCATTAATATTAATGCTACAGGGAAAAGTATAATACCAAAAGTAACCAGTTGGTGGTTAAAATTTTTGAGGTCTATTTGTATATCGCTCAGGTATTTTGCTACCATTAACGATGTGGTTATTTTAGCAAATTCCGAGGGTTGCAAGCCAAAACCACCAAACGAATACCAGTTGGTTTGCCCTTTTATGGTTTTACCGAATATAAAGAGCCCAGCAAGTAGTAGTATGGAAAATAAGTAGAAGATAAATGCATACTTTTCGTAAAACTTGGCATCTAACGTTAGTACCACTATAATTATAGGAATACTTATAATAATAAAAAATAGCTGTTTACCGTATATCTGGTTTAAATCCAGTAAAGATGTAGTTACTTCGGGTAACGATGCAGAGTATATAGTTATCCACCCCAGTCCTACTAATAGTATATATAGTAGTACCGTAAGCCAATCTATATTATCGCTTACCCCCTGATTTTTCATTTATTTATTAATTGTAAAAGGTTTTCCGCTTGTTACTTTAGCATATTCTTCTTTAAGTCCTTTAGTAAGCATTCTCACTTCAAGGTCTTTTCGGGTTATTTTTCCTTTTAAGTATTTTTCTATCATTAATGTAGCTATAGGTCCTGCCCATCGTGAGCCCCAATAACCATTTTCTACAAAAACGGCAATAGCAATTTTAGGGTCGTCTTTTGGCGCAAATGCTACAAATATAGAGTGGTCGGTAAGTTGTGTTTTTACACCATTTATTTTGGTAAAGTTTTCGGCAGTACCTGTTTTACCACAAATTTTAATATCTTTTACTTGTAGCAAACTTGCCGTACCTATGTTGTACACATCGTACATGCCCTCTATAATAGGGTCAAAATAATGTTTATCTATGGTAGTTTGGTGTTTTTTTGTAAACTTCTCATCTATTTCACCATCTTTAATTTCCTTAATAATATGAGGGGTATAGTAGTAGCCTTTATTTGCTATTGTTGCCATCATATTGGCCAATTGTATAGGTGTCATTAATATTTCGCCCTGCCCAATAGCGTTTGATATAATAGTCGAACTTCTCCAACCTCCGTTCGGGTAGTAGCGTTTGTAGTAATTTGCATCGGGTATAAGTCCTCTTCTTCCTGGCGGAAGGTCATACCCTAAAAAGTTGCCTAACCCAAAACTTTTCAAGTGCTTGCTCCATGCTTCTACGCCCAATTCGGGTTTGGTATATTTATCTATAGTAAGCCTAAACGTATTGGCAAAATAGGTATTACACGATTTGTATATCCCTGCGTGCAGCTTATTGCTCCCCGAGTCGTGGCATTTCATAAAAGCACCGCGCCCGTAGCTAAACCCATGCCGGCATGTAAAAGCAGTATTTTCGTCAATCACTTCTTCTTGCAAACCAATAAGCCCTGTTAATATTTTAAATGGCGAGCCTGGAGGGTATTCTGCCAATAAACCCCTATCGTATAGCGGTATGCCTAGTGTATCTTTTTCCAGTTTTTTGTAGTTGTTAGAGCGTTCTCTACCTACGAGTAACGAAGGGCTATAGGTTGGTGCGGTAACTAATGCCAGTATTTCTCCCGATTTGGGTTCTATAGCTACAATACCACCACGCTTTTCAAACATTAGTGCTTCGCCATATTGCTGTAGCTTACTATCTAACGTTAAGGTAATATCTTTACCTTGTATAGCGATAGTATCATAAATACCTCCTTTAAACGGACCTATTTCACGATTAAAACGGTCTTTTTGGATGTATTTTACGCCTTTTATGCCGCGCAGTTCTTTCTCGTATACTTGCTCTACTCCTTGGCGCCCAATCAAATCACCACTTTTGTAATAGGGCTGTTTTTTTATTGTCGCTTCACCTACCTGTCCAATATATCCAAAAACATTAGCCCCTGCATCAATCTGGTAATCTCTTAAGGAACGCTTTACAATATCGAACCCTTTAAACCGACGTATTTTTTCCTGAAAAGCAGCAAATTCTTTTTTGTTTAGCTGTGCTAAAAATACAGAGGGTAGGCGTGGGCTATATACCCTCGCCTTATTCACTTTATCAATATAATACTCTTTGGTAACGTTGAGTAATCGGCACACTTGTAGTGTATCTATATTATCACTCAACTCTTTAGGTGTAACCATAATATCATACGATGGTTGGTTGGCTACCATTAGGTTACCGTTTCTGTCGTATATATACCCTCTTTCAGGATATTCGTATTTAACTTTTATAGCATTATTTTCTGATTGTTTGATATACGAATCATCAATAATTTGCAAGTAGTATAATTTTGCCGATATGAGTAAAGCACCAACAATAATAAGTGCGGGTAATAATATCTTTCTCATCGTTTTGCAGGTTTAGTTAAATAAATAATGGTAATACATAGTATTAATGTAAACGCTGCGGATAGTACCGACCGTAATAAAATATCGAGTACTAGGCTGAACCTAAATATTTCTAAAATATATAAAATTAAATGATGTAGTATAACAGATATAAGTATAAACGAAAAACGCTCTGATGATAGTTTGTCGTTTATTCGGATGGTTTGGTACTCGTAACTTATTCCAAAGGAGAATTTAAATATGGTAGGGCGCATATAGGCAAGCGTAACACTTGCTGCGGCATGTACCCCGCCAGAATTGAGAAACATATCGATACCAAGTCCTAACAAAAAACTTGAAAACACGAGTAAAGCCCTGCTACCGTTTACGGGGTATAATAGTATAAAAAGTATATAGGGGTAGGGGTTAACAAACCCAAAAAGGTTAATACGGTTAAATACAATTACTTGTAAAATAAGTAAAACAATAAAGCGGACACTATTTGTTACTACATCCCTATTCATTTCCCGTTTCTGCTTCCAGTTGTATTATCTCATTCCTATCTTCATTCCCAATTACGTACACATGCCCCAAGTTAGTCATGTCGTTAAACAGCCTTACATTAAGGGTATAGTAGTTGGTGCGGTTGTCAGTAAAAATTTGCTCTACCGTGCCTACAGGTATATTTTCTGGGAATATATCCGACCGACCTCCTGTTACAATAGTATCGCCTTTGGCTACAGCGGCTAGTTTTGGTACATCTATAAGTTGGGTGTAACCTGCATTTTTAGCATCCCAAACTAAAAAACCGTAATGCCCACTCTTTTTAATTTTAGCAGCCAGTTTAAATTTTAAGTTAAGTACGCTTATAGCAGTAGCATAGTTAGGCGATACATTTTCTATAATGCCTACTACCCCAAAATTACTAACTACACCCATATCGGGCTTTACACCATCGTTTGTACCGCTATTAAGGGTAATGTAGTTTTTGTGTTTGCTGTACGAATTGCCTATTACTTTAGAGGGAATAACATCAAAATTACCAATGGCAGTGGGTAATGCTGCTATTGGTGTGCTTGTACTATCAGGCGTATTAAATAATAATTTTTTTAATCGCGCATTTTCATTAGCCAGTTTTTCGTTTTCCTTCCGTAAGTCCAAATACTTTTCTGCGTTGTACACTTGCTGAAAGGTGTAACCACTAATAGCGTTTGCCGATGAAATGGTCATGCTTTTATGATACGAGTGTGATTGTATCGTAAGGGTTAACGATATGCCCAAAAGCAGCAAAAACAGTAGTAGAATACTGTTTTTAAATATAAAATTTACTATTTGCTGCATTGATTAGTTCTTTATTTTATGAGTATACTTTTAAATTTTTGTATGTTTTTAAGTGCCATTCCTGTTCCTCTTACTACTGCCCTAAGCGGATCTTCGGCAATGTAAACAGGTAAATCTGTCTTTTGCGATATTCGTTTATCCAAGCCTCTTAACATCGATCCTCCACCAGCAAGGTAAATACCTGTGTTATAAATATCGGCTGCTAGCTCGGGTGGGGTTTGCGATAATGTTTCCATAACAGCATCCTCTATACGTTGTATCGATTTATCTAATGCCTTTGCAATTTCACGATACGATACGTCTACCTGCTTTGGTTTACCTGTAAGTAAGTCGCGCCCTTGTACCGACATATCTTCGGGTGGTGTTTCTAAATCTTCCAGAGCAGCACCTATTTGTATTTTTATTTTCTCGGCAGTACTCTCACCAACAAAAAGGTTGTGCTGCGTACGCATGTAGTATACAATATCGTTGGTAAATACATCACCAGCAATTTTTACCGATTTATCGCATACAATACCGCCTAGTGCTATAACAGCAATTTCGGTAGTACCACCACCTATATCTACAATCATGTTACCTTTAGGTTGCATAATATCTACGCCAATACCTATTGCTGCTGCCATAGGCTCGTGGATGAGGTATACCTCTTTACCATTTACGCGCTCTGCCGATTCTTTTACGGCACGCATCTCCACTTCTGTAATACCCGATGGTATACAAATTACCATACGGAGTGCAGGTTTAAAAAGCTTCTTTTTTAATGCAGGGATACTTTTAATAAAAAGACTTATCATTTTTTCCGATGCATCAAAATCGGCAATTACCCCATCTTTAAGTGGGC
The Flavobacterium litorale genome window above contains:
- the mrdA gene encoding penicillin-binding protein 2, whose protein sequence is MRKILLPALIIVGALLISAKLYYLQIIDDSYIKQSENNAIKVKYEYPERGYIYDRNGNLMVANQPSYDIMVTPKELSDNIDTLQVCRLLNVTKEYYIDKVNKARVYSPRLPSVFLAQLNKKEFAAFQEKIRRFKGFDIVKRSLRDYQIDAGANVFGYIGQVGEATIKKQPYYKSGDLIGRQGVEQVYEKELRGIKGVKYIQKDRFNREIGPFKGGIYDTIAIQGKDITLTLDSKLQQYGEALMFEKRGGIVAIEPKSGEILALVTAPTYSPSLLVGRERSNNYKKLEKDTLGIPLYDRGLLAEYPPGSPFKILTGLIGLQEEVIDENTAFTCRHGFSYGRGAFMKCHDSGSNKLHAGIYKSCNTYFANTFRLTIDKYTKPELGVEAWSKHLKSFGLGNFLGYDLPPGRRGLIPDANYYKRYYPNGGWRSSTIISNAIGQGEILMTPIQLANMMATIANKGYYYTPHIIKEIKDGEIDEKFTKKHQTTIDKHYFDPIIEGMYDVYNIGTASLLQVKDIKICGKTGTAENFTKINGVKTQLTDHSIFVAFAPKDDPKIAIAVFVENGYWGSRWAGPIATLMIEKYLKGKITRKDLEVRMLTKGLKEEYAKVTSGKPFTINK
- a CDS encoding rod shape-determining protein MreD; protein product: MNRDVVTNSVRFIVLLILQVIVFNRINLFGFVNPYPYILFILLYPVNGSRALLVFSSFLLGLGIDMFLNSGGVHAAASVTLAYMRPTIFKFSFGISYEYQTIRINDKLSSERFSFILISVILHHLILYILEIFRFSLVLDILLRSVLSAAFTLILCITIIYLTKPAKR
- the mreC gene encoding rod shape-determining protein MreC; its protein translation is MQQIVNFIFKNSILLLFLLLLGISLTLTIQSHSYHKSMTISSANAISGYTFQQVYNAEKYLDLRKENEKLANENARLKKLLFNTPDSTSTPIAALPTAIGNFDVIPSKVIGNSYSKHKNYITLNSGTNDGVKPDMGVVSNFGVVGIIENVSPNYATAISVLNLKFKLAAKIKKSGHYGFLVWDAKNAGYTQLIDVPKLAAVAKGDTIVTGGRSDIFPENIPVGTVEQIFTDNRTNYYTLNVRLFNDMTNLGHVYVIGNEDRNEIIQLEAETGNE
- a CDS encoding rod shape-determining protein, which encodes MGFFDFMTEDIAIDLGTANTLIIHNDKVVIDSPSIVARDRISGKIIAVGKEANMMQGKTHENIKTIRPLKDGVIADFDASEKMISLFIKSIPALKKKLFKPALRMVICIPSGITEVEMRAVKESAERVNGKEVYLIHEPMAAAIGIGVDIMQPKGNMIVDIGGGTTEIAVIALGGIVCDKSVKIAGDVFTNDIVYYMRTQHNLFVGESTAEKIKIQIGAALEDLETPPEDMSVQGRDLLTGKPKQVDVSYREIAKALDKSIQRIEDAVMETLSQTPPELAADIYNTGIYLAGGGSMLRGLDKRISQKTDLPVYIAEDPLRAVVRGTGMALKNIQKFKSILIK